TATACCATACTTTTTGGCATTTGTGGCAATATATTTATTTTTTTTAGATGATTTGATAGCGATTGGAAAAAGGTGACTGGTTATGTGCAACGGGACGCAAAAGGAGCAGGTTACAAACCTGCTCCTGTAAGATCTTTATAGAAAGGCTGCAGAATTATGATAAAATCACAAACTCATGCGATGACATGCGTTTGTGATTTGTTTGTTCTGTCACACCGTTTTACGGTCGCGTTTCGATCATGCGTCCCGTTGTACAATCTGCATCAGAATTGCATGTGCTTGTACAACTGTCAGCACTGTTTGTGACTTCTGGTGTTGATTGACAGGTGCCCTGACTGTTGCAAGAGCGTGCAGTGCACATCGTGCTGATCGTGCGACCCGGATTATATGAGACTTTTGGTTCATCAATGCCGTCATTTGTACGATCATGATCATCGTCAAACCAACATTCTGCAGGATAAGAATGGCTTCCCGGGAATACGGGAATTTCTCCTGTTGTGCCATTACATACAGTTATTGCGCCATTGCTACTATCAATGATGCAACAAACATTTGGACACGTGACAGTTGCGATTGCGTTGTTTGGCGTGCCATCGGTTCCAAAATATACGTATGGCTGGAGATCGATCGGCATGGTTGCAAGGCATGATGGTGCTTGACAGTCTACCGATTGAGGGATCGCTGCCGGACTGGTGTGTGTACATGTCCAGTGCCAATTGCCAGCTGTGTCAAATGTGACTGTACTTGGTGTAGAATCTGTGCCACAGAGTCCGGGGTCTGTAGGAATTGTGTTTGAAAATACGTTGTTATCCGGTCCGCAGGATGATGCCGGACGTTCACGGGTTGCACTGCAGGCTGTGGGTGATGTGCTTGTGCCTGTACCAATACCATTACAACCCCAGGTGACTGTTTGACCGTATGTCGGGAATATTGGTGTTTCTGTTGGTGTGCCGGATGAACACAATGCTCCTCTGTAGGCCGTTTCACTGATCGTGTATGTGCCTGTTGCTGCAGAACTGCATACACCGTCTATTCTAAATGGAGCACTACACGATGCATCTTCTGCTGTTGTGCTATTATCTGATCCTTTACATGTCCACGTCCATGTATTTCCGCTGAGTGATGGAGGAACCGGGCTTGCTGTACCATATGCACAAAGTCCCACTGTGGGAGCTGTTCCTACGGCAACACCATCTGCCGGTCCACAAACACCGCAAGTTCTCACGCTTGTTGCTATACCACAACCACACTCATAATAATAATTCGGATTTGATCCGGTTTGAGTACCATTTGTACAAACTGACCATGAATTATAAGAACTTATGCCCCAGCATGGTGTACATGGTGGAGGTGGAGGTGGAGGTGGTGGAGGAGGTGGTGGAGGGGGCGTAGGACAATGCTGATTTCCACATCTGGACGTGCTACAACAACAGCAACCAGGACCTCCACAACTCACGCCCGATCCCCTTCTCCCAAAATCACCCACACACGTCCCCGAACATCCTGCATTAGCATCAAAGACACCCTGCCCAAAAAAAATACCACCAACCAGTAAGAATAGAACAATACCCATCAAACCCCTCATTTTTTTTATTGTTTCACTTTCTCTAAAAAATTGTGGACTTAGGCTCATATATTTTATATTAAAAGAAAATATCATAATTATTATTTCGCATGCAAAAAGATTTCACTCCCGAGTATAACATCGTTTTCTCCTTTGATAATTGCTTCCACAAAAGAATTCTTACAGTCACTTTTTACATCCAAGGTAAAAGTACTTTCATAGACCATTGGATCAATATTATAGGATTTGACACCAGCAAGACAACTATCGCCATTGTTATTTTTTAGATCTATTTCCAATGTCAACTTTCCATTTTTTGTTCCTCCCAATCGTGAATCAGAAAATCCGTCTGTTGAACCGAAATATGCCACAGTCACATTAGCACTCTCTCCTGCCACATAATTATCTTTATTCAATATCACACTTTCTATACCAGCACTTTCTCCAGCTACAACATAGTGAAAAAATGTTTTTGTTGAAACTCTAGAGCCATACGAATCAACAAAAGAAAGAGCTCCATCATATGCCTGTGGCTTTAGCGCCTTTGGTACAGAAAAAGAAACTTTCTTCATCTCATCTGGTCCAAAAGTAATCACATCAAGAGATTTGCTTTCTTGCTTGATATTTTCCTCCGCATAAAAATCCTTTCTTTCAAAGTTTATAAATCTTGGGGTGACCGAAACATCTTTTGTAAAATGACTTTTTACTGAACATGTCGCAACCAAATTTTCATCGGTTTTTACATCCACACCCTGTACGATCGTATATGTCTTATTTTCAGGTTCTCCATCTATATGAAAAGAACACGTCTCGGGAAAAATTTCCAAAAAATCAGTATAGTTGCCATTTAATTCATAATTCCCTACAACAAGAGAGTTGGCAGGTACCCCAACTTCGTTGACATAATCAACAACAATAGCATATTTTCCCCTCAAAGAAGCGGGTGCTGAATAAAATATTTCTCTTTCTTCGCCATTGCTTCCATTTCTTAAAACCACCTCATCATCATATGTGGCAACATCTACAGGAGACGCCGGCAAAATCTCCCCGACATCATTTGCTCTATACAAAGAAACGTAGTACCTCGTGATAGATTTAGAAACACCATTTTTGTCCGCAAAATCAAGCTTTATTTTAAAATCATTGTTCATCTGAGAAACAAGAGACGCCTTATTTGAATCAACTTTTACCCCTTTTTTGAAATAAACCACAAAAATACTGGCAACAATCAACAAAACAAGAATACCAGTTAATATCATATTTTTTTTGTCCATTCTTTTATTTTTAAGAATTATTTATTTTCAATAAATATCTTTATTTCTCATTTTTTTTCATAAAGTCGATCTTTCCTTGCACTGCGTCTTTGCAGATCATTATCTTTTCTTTATTCTTTATTTGATCACATAATTCAGATTTTGATTCCATAACTGCCTTTTTATAGATCACCGATTCCTGGACTGTCATAACACACATATTTTTAAATGATTCATCCTTACTGCAGCCACAAATTTTACTATCATCCTTTTCCAGTGCTGAGCTCATCGCCTGTGAATCGCTTTCAAAATCACACTCCATCTTTGGATAAATAATCTCCTGCTTCATACCTATGCCCTTAGAATCTTTGTTGCCAAGAATAGAATAAAAAAAGAAACCAAAGACGCCAATGGTTACCAAAAGAATTACCCCTATTAAAACCAAAGATATTTTACTCATTTTTTTTATTTAAAATTTATTTTTAAATTTTACTTTATATATACACTTATGAGTTTTCTACAAAAACTAATTTCTCATCGCGATTTAATTATACACCATATTTGTATATTATGTAAACTGCCCACCATATAAAACGGCTGATACGCTCGTTGCCAGATTCAAACTCGACACACCTTTTTGCATAGGAATTGAGATGATCTGATCAGAATGCTCTTTTAGCGTATGTGTAATTCCTTCACGCTCTGTGCCAAAGATCAACACGCTATTTTTTTCCATCTTAATGTCTCTTATACTCACGCCATTTGCATCACACGCACATACCTTCCGTCCTTGTGCGATATCTTCGAGTGATGCAATGTGCAAAACAGGTACCGCCCACTGCAATCCTGCACCGGCACGAATTGCCAACATATGCCACGGACTAATCTCTCCGCTCACCGCAACGGCCCCCACACCATAGCCGGCAGCAACACGCACAACCGCACCAACGTTGTTGATGTCATGCGGATTTTCGATAAAAATAATTTGTTTATCTGTTGCGTCTGCAATTGTGTACACCGGCTTTTTGGCAATTGCTACAATGCCGGTGCGTAGCGACGACGAGGCAATGTCATGAAATTGTCCGTGACTGATCTCGCGCACATATTGTTCCACATGTTCCACATCAGCATCCGCTGCAATGTGTCGCATGAGCTCCACTGCGGTCTTTTTATCATCCGTCACCGCATCCACGAACTCTGCACCAAAACGCGCCGCATGCTTAAATGCATGTATACCCTCCACAACGACAATATCTTGTGTGCCTTTTTTTGTTTTTTGATACAACTCTTTGAATTGATCTTGCATATGTATAAAAATTTATAGTATCTATTCTCTATGGTACGGATGTCCAGCATTGATCGTGCTTGCACGGTACAATGCCTCCGCCAAAACCACCATTGCCAGATCATGCGGAAACGTCAACATGCTCATGCTCCATAAAACATCCGCACGTTTTTTTATTCTCTCACTGTGCCCGTCCGGACCGCCCACGACAAAAACCATTTCACCGACACCACCCACAGATCGCTCGTCCAAAAACTGCGCCAAGCCACGACTCGTGTATTCCGCACCATGCTCATCCAAGACGATACAAAAACGATTGTCGATCACCTGTAGCAATTTATCATCCGTTGTCTTATCGCTGAGATGCACAACTTCCACTTTGTGAAATCCCGACAATCTCTTGATATACTCCGTAAAACCCTCCTTTGCAAAAGAAATCTTTGGTTGACCAATTGTGAGGATCATTATTTTCATTTCTCTATGGTATACCACTTACGTGAAAAAACAAATTATTTTCGTGCACCTGCAATGATCTTTTTGTATACGAAAAAACTGTCCCGTCTCGCACGATTACCAGTTGTACGATCGATCTCCACAAGTCCAAATTTAAAATCATATCCGCTGTCCCATTCATAACTGTCGCACAGACAATAATGGAAATACCCGCGCACATCCGCGCCATCAGCAATTGCCTTATGCATATATAATATGGACTGCGCGAGAAACTCCTGGCGATCTTTATCATGTAGACCACTGTTGGTCGGTTTTCCATTTTCCAAGATCATGATCGGTTTATGATATTTTTTTGCTTGCATCAAGACATGATACAGACCATCCGGAAAAACCCGCCAGACATCCGGATCATGCCAATCATTTGTACCATGCACACCCCATTTTTTACCACTCCTCCCAAAGAAAAACCGATCACTCGTATAATAATTGACCCCGATGAAATCGCCATACGGAAGTAATGCATGAATAAAATATGTTACAGAAAAATATGTTTTTACCCAAAGATAAATCCTTTGAAAAAAGGTATTCTGTGCACCACGCTCATCATTCCACAAATACGTCGAACCGATCCATATGTTAGGATATTTATCCTTCCATAATTTATACACACTTTTGTGCATTGCGATCAGGTTGCGTGCAACATAATACGCTTTTGTATAACTTATGACAAATGGCGGACGTGAACCTGCAAGATAACTTGATCGCACATATACTGTCGGCTCATTAAGCACAACGATGCAATCAACCAAATGCCCTAGATTTTCACAGACATGTTCTACAAAAGTCTCAAACTTGTGTACAATTTTTTGATCATGCATGCCATATTTTTCCTCACACCACATTGGTATATTCCAATGCCACAAACCAACAATTGTTTTGATCTTCCGCCTTTTAAGATCATATAAAACTTTTTTGTAATGCATGATTGCGTCCTGATCGAATATTCCTTCCTCCGGTTCGATACGTGACCACTCGATCGTCAACCGCATTCCATTACAACCAAGCTCTTTTACAAGGTCGTGATCCTTTTGATACTGATGTGTATATGCATTTGCCACACCAATCGTCGGAACAAGACCTCGACGCGCCCACCGAGTCCAATTGCCATACTGATCATTTCCTTCCGTTTGTGTACCAATATTGGTCACGCCCCAAATAAATTTTTGATCATTGTCATTCATAATTACCATTATAAACCACACACCAAAAAAGACGCCACATGTGGCGTCTTTTATTTACTTTTTCAAAGATAATAATTTTATTTGCGGTGATCTATTTTCTTCTTCCGTGTGTTCCATTGCGACAATTTGATTGAAATATGTATTTACCGTACCAACCCACCGCTGTACACTTTCCGGTGAGTGTGATGCACAGCTGTCACCGCATTTCCACGGTGTTACCATTTTTGCCGGCGTATCCCTTTTTGTATCGTATACAAAATGATTCAGTCGTGTTGCAATTGTATCCACAGCCTCCTCCGGTGAGCCAAAGCATGCATAACCCATTGCTTGTCCACGCGTACCCGTAGATTTATACCCCCAGTAATTGTAACAATCCACACCGCCTTTTGATGGTGCATACATCCCCCATTGACTCTCCTGCCTTGCAATACCCACAATAAGTCCGGCAACCGTTTTGTCTTGCTTTGCAATTGACGCCGCCATTGCTTTCATCGGATGATCCGCAAGCATGGTAACCAATTCTTGTTCAAACCACTCGTCCTCTTCCGGCTCAAAAATATACCCCTCTTTACTCAGCTGTTGACATTGATCATCAATATTGGCAAAGCCTGTTACATTTTTTTCGTCGCCATTGATCACGTCCTTACCAAAAACACAAGCAGTGTATCTCTGCGTCTCTTGATCTACGACGGGCTTTTCTTCATGCGATGACGCTGTGTCAAAAGCATAAAAGCCTCCTGCGATCATGATCGCCATCCCTGTCAGTACGAAGTATGTATATTTTTTTGTACAAGAACGAATATTGTGCAGTGATGCCAAAAACATCTTACGCGCCTCCACACCCAGACGCTTGGTCAGTGACGGTTCTTCATTTATAACCATATGTTACTTTACGAATAAAACCCCTATTGCCCCCTGCCAAGAAACAAACAAGTGTGCTTTATCAAAAAAGCACACGTAGAAATAAGTATACTGCACCACCCAAAAAAGTCAATGATCTTTATCCACAGAAAGCCAAAAAACCTTTATTTTAAAAGGTTTTTAAGCACATCGATCACTATATTATCCTAAAAGATCCGTGTGCCATTCCCCGTGCACATTAACAGCTATCACCTAAGTAACTGTCTAATATCTCATGTCGAGTTGAGATGCCAAAATTTCGAGCGAAAAAAACGGAAGTTGAGGGAGAGCTATCGGGTGATAACCCGACGAAACTTACGTTTTTTGTAGCCGAAATTTTGGCATTTCAGCCGACAAGCCATTTTCTGGCGTTGAGATGTTAGGCAGTTACTAAATATCACACAATCGTTCAAACGCATTTTCGAGATCATTTTTCACTTTTTTCACATTCTGTGAAAAAACCCTTAGCTCTTGCACGCTCGCACTACCCCGTACTTTCACAAAAAGACAGCCTGATTCTTCACGTAACTTTAATCGTTGCGGTGCCGCGCCTATGCCCATTTTTATATGCCCCGCAATGACATGTGCCACATCCGGATGTTTCAAAAGAAAATCAACGATCGGTTTTGACGCATCGA
This genomic stretch from Parcubacteria group bacterium harbors:
- a CDS encoding 23S rRNA (pseudouridine(1915)-N(3))-methyltransferase RlmH; this encodes MKIMILTIGQPKISFAKEGFTEYIKRLSGFHKVEVVHLSDKTTDDKLLQVIDNRFCIVLDEHGAEYTSRGLAQFLDERSVGGVGEMVFVVGGPDGHSERIKKRADVLWSMSMLTFPHDLAMVVLAEALYRASTINAGHPYHRE
- a CDS encoding family 1 glycosylhydrolase, producing MNDNDQKFIWGVTNIGTQTEGNDQYGNWTRWARRGLVPTIGVANAYTHQYQKDHDLVKELGCNGMRLTIEWSRIEPEEGIFDQDAIMHYKKVLYDLKRRKIKTIVGLWHWNIPMWCEEKYGMHDQKIVHKFETFVEHVCENLGHLVDCIVVLNEPTVYVRSSYLAGSRPPFVISYTKAYYVARNLIAMHKSVYKLWKDKYPNIWIGSTYLWNDERGAQNTFFQRIYLWVKTYFSVTYFIHALLPYGDFIGVNYYTSDRFFFGRSGKKWGVHGTNDWHDPDVWRVFPDGLYHVLMQAKKYHKPIMILENGKPTNSGLHDKDRQEFLAQSILYMHKAIADGADVRGYFHYCLCDSYEWDSGYDFKFGLVEIDRTTGNRARRDSFFVYKKIIAGARK
- a CDS encoding TrmH family RNA methyltransferase, which encodes MQDQFKELYQKTKKGTQDIVVVEGIHAFKHAARFGAEFVDAVTDDKKTAVELMRHIAADADVEHVEQYVREISHGQFHDIASSSLRTGIVAIAKKPVYTIADATDKQIIFIENPHDINNVGAVVRVAAGYGVGAVAVSGEISPWHMLAIRAGAGLQWAVPVLHIASLEDIAQGRKVCACDANGVSIRDIKMEKNSVLIFGTEREGITHTLKEHSDQIISIPMQKGVSSLNLATSVSAVLYGGQFT
- a CDS encoding DUF2103 domain-containing protein, giving the protein MSNKNHRSGGKMGGKHTTVIDASKPIVDFLLKHPDVAHVIAGHIKMGIGAAPQRLKLREESGCLFVKVRGSASVQELRVFSQNVKKVKNDLENAFERLCDI